One part of the Neodiprion virginianus isolate iyNeoVirg1 chromosome 3, iyNeoVirg1.1, whole genome shotgun sequence genome encodes these proteins:
- the LOC124300574 gene encoding lysosomal acid glucosylceramidase-like — MLQYTLVLISCIYAAEASSCIFREFENGTVCVCNATYCDTIPVYETPSNGSYLRYTSSGDDVRLSRTLGDFTNETTSDGAVILLQRNVTYQSIQGFGGAFTDAATINIKSLSKAAQTNLLTSYFAKEGIRYNIGRVPVAGTDFSTRNYTYDDNDGDVSLGNFSLADEDFDYKIPLMLEALEINEELRFLASSWTAPPWMKTNADYVNGYLKEEYYQVYADYLIKFLDAYYDQGLEMWAITTGNEPNNGITSNCTITSMSMTMNETATWLASNFGPALTKSKHNKTLILSLDDQRSFLMTYLKDMFENELAKNYTDGVAIHWYDDKTTNASVLTEFHDSYPEPFLLMDEASVLIWAAVGELSLGSWSTGEKYINDIFENLENWVTGWMDWNIALNKDSEPNWTSGFRAQSPIIVNPDDDEFYKQPLFYAIAHFSRFIPRNSVRLELTQTNSSLRSLAFETPENETVIVVYNNQTLDQRVIIRDTEKGDIEVELIGGSIHTILYK, encoded by the exons ATGCTACAATACACCCTTGTGCTAATCTCCTGTATATATGCAG CTGAGGCTAGCTCCTGTATATTTCGCGAGTTCGAAAACGGTACCGTGTGTGTTTGCAATGCTACCTACTGCGACACCATTCCAGTTTACGAAACGCCTAGCAACGGTTCGTACCTACGGTATACGTCGAGTGGAGATGATGTGAGACTCAGCAGAACACTGGGTGATTTTACAAATGAAACAACATCCGACGGGGCCGTGATTCTGCTCCAACGAAACGTAACCTATCAAAGTATTCAGGGCTTTGGAGGTGCCTTCACTGATGCCGCGACTATAAACATAAAATCGCTGAGCAAAGCTGCACAGACAAACTTGCTAAC ATCTTATTTCGCCAAGGAAGGTATCAGGTATAATATTGGCCGTGTACCCGTTGCCGGTACTGACTTTTCCACAAGGAATTACACCTACGATGACAACGATGGCGACGTGTCACTCGGAAACTTTAGTCTCGCGGACGAGGACTTTGATTACAAAATTCCTCTGATGCTCGAAGCACTTGAAATCAATGAGGAACTCAGGTTTTTGGCTTCATCGTGGACTGCTCCACCTTGGATGAAGACAAATGCTGATTACGTCAATG GATATTTGAAGGAAGAGTACTACCAAGTGTACGCTGACTATCTCATCAAATTCTTGGACGCGTACTACGACCAAGGATTAGAGATGTGGGCGATCACGACTGGCAATGAGCCCAACAATGGAATCACTTCAAACTGTACTATCACCTCCATGTCAATGACAATGAACGAAACAGCCACTTGGCTTGCGTCGAATTTCGGTCCCGCACTGACTAAATCAAAGCACAACAAAACGCTAATTCTTTCTCTCGATGATCAGAGAAGTTTTTTAATGACATACCTGAAAGatatgtttgaaaatgaattggCCAAGAACTATACAGATGGTGTCGCCATTCATTGGTATGACGACAAAACGACTAACGCAAGTGTGCTTACGGAATTTCACGATTCCTATCCTGAACCATTTCTTCTCATGGATGAGGCTTCAGTCC taATTTGGGCAGCGGTGGGCGAACTTTCCTTGGGATCCTGGAGTACGGGAGAAAAGTACATAAACGATATATTCGAG AACCTGGAAAACTGGGTGACTGGTTGGATGGACTGGAATATTGCATTGAACAAAGACTCTGAACCGAATTGGACATCGGGTTTCAGGGCACAATCTCCCATTATCGTGAATCCTGACGACGACGAATTTTACAAACAGCCATTGTTCTACGCCATAGCCCACTTCAGCAGATTCATCCCCCGGAATTCTGTGAGACTAGAACTCACTCAAACCAATAGTTCATTGAGATCGTTGGCTTTTGAGACTCCGGAGAATGAGACGGTCATCGTAGTTTACAACAA TCAAACCCTGGATCAGCGGGTGATTATTCGTGACACAGAAAAAGGAGACATCGAGGTGGAGTTAATAGGTGGTTCCATTCACACGATCCTCTACAAATAG